The proteins below are encoded in one region of Limnohabitans sp. 63ED37-2:
- a CDS encoding glutamate carboxypeptidase produces the protein MLLSNWVRRSNRQATQLLLAASCCAAALTPAWAQTPTDPAKARVQTMAQSQTPALLDTLKTLVSIESGSRDLEGLEKISQLIGQRLQQMGMEVKTIPTKAPDFHPQLKGAKLGSVVMGTKKGKGQKKVLMIAHMDTVYLKGMVEKQPFRIDGNRAYGLAIADDKGGVALILHTVKMLQDLGFDDYAELAVAINGDEEVGSAGSSALLVQLGEEYDAVMSFEGGGVDKDMVRLATSSIAIVEMKVTGKASHAGANPEGGRNAVYELAHQMLKTRNFGDPAKGLKINWTVARGGDVRNVIPASASAIADVRSLSNKDLDLMEASLKEAIKDKLIPDTQIDLSFYRSRPAFEATQASRVMAQHALGIFQEIGQNLVVQERATGGGTDAAFAGLRPKGGVLESFGLRGFGAHSNDNEYIFIDSIAPRLYLSTRMVMDVGSGKVKW, from the coding sequence ATGTTGCTTTCCAATTGGGTTCGCCGTTCAAACCGTCAAGCAACCCAGCTGCTGCTGGCCGCCAGCTGCTGCGCTGCAGCACTGACACCCGCATGGGCTCAGACCCCAACCGACCCGGCCAAGGCCCGTGTTCAAACGATGGCCCAATCTCAAACACCCGCCCTGCTGGACACCCTCAAAACTTTGGTCTCCATCGAGTCGGGCAGCCGGGACCTGGAAGGCCTTGAAAAAATAAGCCAGCTGATTGGTCAACGCTTGCAGCAAATGGGCATGGAGGTCAAAACCATTCCCACCAAGGCCCCCGACTTTCATCCACAACTCAAAGGCGCCAAATTGGGTTCAGTGGTGATGGGCACCAAAAAGGGCAAGGGCCAGAAGAAAGTGCTGATGATCGCCCACATGGACACCGTGTATTTGAAGGGCATGGTGGAGAAGCAACCTTTCAGAATCGATGGCAACCGGGCTTATGGTTTGGCCATTGCAGACGATAAAGGGGGTGTGGCCTTGATTCTGCACACCGTCAAGATGCTGCAGGATTTGGGTTTTGACGATTACGCCGAACTCGCCGTAGCCATCAACGGCGACGAAGAAGTCGGCTCCGCGGGCTCCAGCGCCTTGCTGGTGCAACTTGGAGAGGAATACGACGCGGTCATGTCTTTTGAAGGCGGTGGTGTTGACAAAGACATGGTCCGACTGGCCACCAGCAGCATTGCCATTGTGGAGATGAAGGTCACCGGCAAAGCCTCTCACGCTGGGGCCAACCCCGAAGGTGGGCGCAACGCAGTTTATGAATTGGCGCACCAGATGCTCAAGACCCGCAACTTTGGAGACCCGGCCAAGGGCCTCAAAATCAACTGGACGGTGGCACGCGGTGGCGATGTCCGCAATGTGATTCCAGCTTCAGCCAGCGCCATTGCCGACGTGCGATCGCTGTCCAACAAGGACCTGGACTTGATGGAGGCCAGCCTGAAAGAAGCCATCAAGGACAAGTTGATCCCAGACACCCAAATTGATTTGAGCTTTTACAGAAGCCGCCCAGCCTTTGAAGCCACACAAGCCTCTCGCGTCATGGCTCAACATGCCTTGGGCATTTTTCAGGAAATCGGCCAAAACCTGGTTGTTCAAGAACGTGCCACTGGCGGGGGCACAGATGCCGCATTTGCAGGCCTGCGCCCCAAAGGGGGTGTGCTCGAGAGTTTTGGACTCCGTGGCTTTGGCGCCCACTCCAACGACAACGAGTACATCTTCATCGACTCGATCGCACCACGGCTGTATTTGTCCACACGCATGGTGATGGACGTGGGCAGCGGTAAAGTGAAGTGGTAA
- a CDS encoding Gfo/Idh/MocA family protein produces the protein MTHKMAIIGLGIMGRRMLENALQHPAFEVCGVWDPSPASVAKTQEMAPQVPVAAHAQAAMAGADVVYLACPPGPRKTYALQAAAAGQGVFMEKPLGTDNAQSRDLVAQLRQARLPGVVNFTQAASRGFEELNRAIAAGETGELLGIDIVVNYPAWPRAWQKDADWLRMREEGGYTREVISHFLFLAGRFLGPLTLQQALPRYPQDPALCELDMLARLTTADGKPVTVMATTGGQQPDRQEVTVRGSRMNHQFREFYQLWRSDGGPWVEALDWRNEDPRTSALQRQLTEVDLWLRGQPHRLATAEEALAVQELVEAMLEGKS, from the coding sequence ATGACACACAAAATGGCCATCATCGGGCTGGGCATCATGGGCCGCCGGATGCTGGAAAACGCCTTGCAGCACCCTGCCTTCGAGGTTTGTGGCGTTTGGGATCCCTCGCCTGCCTCTGTGGCCAAAACGCAGGAGATGGCGCCTCAGGTGCCCGTCGCAGCCCATGCACAAGCGGCCATGGCTGGGGCCGATGTGGTGTACCTGGCTTGCCCGCCAGGCCCGCGCAAAACCTATGCTTTGCAGGCCGCAGCGGCCGGGCAGGGCGTGTTCATGGAAAAACCCCTGGGCACCGACAACGCGCAAAGCCGTGATCTGGTGGCCCAACTGCGCCAAGCGCGTTTGCCGGGCGTGGTCAACTTCACCCAGGCCGCGTCGCGGGGCTTTGAAGAACTGAATCGCGCCATCGCGGCTGGTGAAACGGGTGAGCTGCTCGGCATCGACATCGTGGTGAACTACCCCGCTTGGCCCCGCGCCTGGCAAAAAGACGCCGACTGGCTGCGCATGCGCGAAGAGGGTGGCTACACCCGAGAAGTGATTTCGCATTTCCTGTTTTTGGCCGGAAGATTTTTGGGGCCACTGACCTTGCAGCAAGCCTTGCCGCGCTACCCGCAAGACCCGGCCTTGTGCGAGCTGGACATGCTGGCCCGCTTGACCACCGCAGACGGCAAACCCGTCACCGTCATGGCCACCACCGGCGGTCAGCAGCCCGACCGCCAAGAAGTCACCGTGCGCGGCAGCCGCATGAACCACCAGTTCAGGGAGTTTTACCAACTGTGGCGCTCAGACGGCGGCCCCTGGGTGGAGGCGCTGGACTGGCGCAACGAAGACCCGCGCACCAGCGCTCTGCAGCGGCAGTTGACGGAGGTGGATTTGTGGCTGCGCGGCCAACCGCACAGGCTGGCCACTGCCGAAGAGGCGTTGGCGGTTCAGGAGTTGGTGGAGGCGATGTTGGAGGGCAAAAGCTGA
- the ureG gene encoding urease accessory protein UreG: protein MNTSSALHHIPNRSKKLPPLRVGIGGPVGSGKTTLLEMLCKNMRERWDLIAITNDIYTKEDQRLLTVSGALPAERIMGVETGGCPHTAIREDASINLEAIDRMLEKFPNADVVFIESGGDNLAATFSPELSDLTIYVIDVAAGEKIPRKGGPGITKSDLFVINKTDLAPHVGADLQVMRDDTQRMRPNPETRPWVMTNLKTLDGLAEVVAFIEKRGMLGQA, encoded by the coding sequence ATGAACACCTCGTCTGCACTGCACCACATCCCCAACCGCAGCAAAAAGCTGCCGCCCCTGCGCGTGGGCATTGGCGGGCCTGTGGGCTCTGGCAAAACCACGCTGCTGGAGATGCTCTGCAAAAACATGCGTGAGCGCTGGGACCTGATCGCCATCACCAACGACATCTACACCAAAGAAGACCAGCGCCTGCTCACGGTGAGTGGTGCACTGCCTGCCGAGCGCATCATGGGCGTGGAAACGGGCGGCTGCCCGCACACGGCGATCCGCGAAGACGCGTCCATCAACCTCGAAGCGATTGACCGCATGTTGGAGAAGTTCCCCAACGCCGACGTGGTCTTCATTGAAAGCGGCGGCGACAACCTAGCCGCCACCTTCAGCCCCGAATTGAGCGACCTCACGATCTATGTGATCGACGTGGCCGCTGGCGAAAAAATCCCCCGCAAAGGCGGCCCCGGCATCACCAAAAGCGATTTGTTCGTTATCAACAAAACCGATCTGGCCCCGCATGTGGGCGCTGACCTGCAAGTCATGCGTGACGACACCCAGCGCATGCGCCCCAACCCCGAAACCCGCCCTTGGGTCATGACCAACCTCAAAACCTTGGATGGCCTGGCCGAGGTGGTGGCCTTCATCGAAAAGCGCGGCATGCTAGGCCAAGCTTGA
- a CDS encoding urease accessory protein UreF codes for MTTDNAPSGLLQLIWLASPALPIGGFSYSEGLEAAIEQGLVHHEASATDWVVDQLHLTQSRGDMAVLAQAIPAWQRGDTARLQALSDWVMATRETAEMRLQTEQMGRSLLDWLRNLQQASEEQLNVCARLPVSYPLAMSLALSLAHTPLDQALQAYAFGWAENMTQAALKSVPLGQSAGQRMLARLAREIPLAVQTAMALQDEERQAFSPMLAILSSRHETQYSRIFRS; via the coding sequence ATGACCACTGACAACGCGCCATCGGGCCTGCTGCAACTGATCTGGCTCGCATCGCCTGCGCTGCCGATTGGGGGCTTTTCTTATTCCGAAGGTCTGGAAGCCGCCATCGAACAAGGCCTGGTGCACCACGAAGCCAGCGCCACCGACTGGGTGGTGGACCAGCTGCACCTGACGCAGTCGCGCGGCGACATGGCGGTGCTGGCGCAAGCCATTCCCGCTTGGCAGCGAGGCGACACCGCACGCCTGCAAGCGCTGAGCGACTGGGTCATGGCCACCCGAGAAACCGCCGAAATGCGTTTGCAAACCGAGCAAATGGGCCGCTCCCTGCTCGACTGGCTGCGCAATCTGCAACAAGCCAGCGAAGAACAGTTGAACGTGTGTGCACGTTTGCCTGTGAGCTACCCCCTGGCCATGTCGCTGGCTTTGTCTTTGGCACACACACCGCTGGACCAAGCCTTGCAAGCCTATGCCTTTGGCTGGGCCGAAAACATGACGCAAGCGGCGCTGAAATCGGTTCCCTTGGGCCAAAGTGCGGGCCAGCGCATGCTGGCGCGGCTGGCCCGCGAAATCCCTTTGGCTGTGCAAACGGCCATGGCCCTCCAAGACGAAGAACGACAAGCCTTCAGCCCCATGCTGGCCATCCTGTCGTCACGCCACGAAACCCAATATTCCCGAATCTTCCGATCATGA
- the ureE gene encoding urease accessory protein UreE produces the protein MILCSKLMPQGRGLARVLVQRASTITLDWDTRQKSRFDATDSAGRQLGVFLPRGAVVRGGDVLVAEDGSLVRVQAAPQDVLRITTCTEHGSPFDLTRAAYHLGNRHVPIELQPDHLKIEPDHVLADMLRAMHMTVVAVSEPFEPESGAYGDHGGYSHGGHAHDHDHAHSHDNKAAVAEPHVHGPDCTHAHAAPPAAKRIAIPIRSDPVAPHVHGPGCNHDH, from the coding sequence ATGATCCTCTGCTCCAAACTCATGCCCCAAGGCCGTGGCCTGGCCCGCGTGCTGGTGCAACGCGCCAGCACCATCACCCTCGACTGGGACACCCGCCAAAAAAGCCGCTTTGACGCGACCGACAGCGCGGGGCGACAACTCGGTGTGTTCTTGCCGCGTGGCGCTGTGGTGCGCGGTGGTGATGTGCTGGTGGCCGAAGACGGCTCGCTGGTGCGCGTGCAAGCCGCGCCGCAAGACGTGCTGCGCATCACCACTTGCACCGAGCACGGCTCGCCCTTTGACCTGACCCGCGCCGCCTACCACTTGGGCAACCGCCATGTGCCGATTGAGCTGCAACCCGACCACCTGAAGATCGAACCCGACCATGTGCTGGCCGACATGCTGCGGGCCATGCACATGACGGTGGTGGCGGTGTCAGAGCCCTTCGAGCCCGAGAGTGGCGCTTATGGCGACCACGGCGGGTATTCCCATGGTGGGCATGCACATGACCACGACCATGCGCATTCACACGACAACAAAGCCGCAGTCGCCGAACCGCATGTGCACGGTCCCGACTGCACACACGCCCACGCTGCGCCGCCCGCCGCCAAGCGCATCGCCATCCCGATCCGCTCTGACCCAGTCGCGCCCCATGTGCACGGCCCGGGCTGTAACCATGACCACTGA
- the ureC gene encoding urease subunit alpha — protein sequence MAHIDKRAYAETFGPTVGDRVRLADTALVIEVEKDFTLQAGGYGEEVKFGGGKTIRDGMAQSQRTNAEGAMDCVLTNALIIDHWGIVKADIGLRGNRIAAIGKAGNPDTQPGVDIVIGPGTEIISCEGLIVTAGGIDCHIHFICPQQIDEALTSGVTTMMGGGTGPATGTFATTCTPGPHNIKRMLQAADAFPMNLGFFGKGNASLPAALHEQINSGVIGLKLHEDWGSTPSAISNCLDVADETDIQVALHSDTLNESGYVENTIAAARGRGLCAFHTEGAGGGHAPDILKVVGQANFLPSSTNPTMPYTHNTLDEHVDMLMVCHHLDPAIAEDLAFAESRIRKETIAAEDILHDLGAISMMSSDSQAMGRVGEVIIRTWQTAHKMKQQRGSLPGDTERHDNARVKRYIAKYTINPAIAHGISHDVGSIEVGKWADLVIWKPAFFGVKPSLVLKGGFIALAAMGDPNASIPTPQPVHYRPMFGSYGGALTRSALTFVSKAGAQAGIGERFGLQKPLSVAHNIRGVRKQHMVHNAYLPHMEVDPQTYAVRADGQLLVCEAATSLPMTQRYFLF from the coding sequence ATGGCCCACATCGACAAACGCGCATACGCCGAGACCTTTGGCCCCACCGTAGGGGATCGGGTTCGCCTGGCCGACACGGCCTTGGTGATCGAGGTGGAGAAAGACTTCACTCTGCAAGCAGGCGGCTACGGCGAAGAGGTGAAATTTGGCGGCGGCAAAACGATTCGCGATGGCATGGCGCAATCGCAGCGCACCAATGCCGAAGGCGCGATGGACTGCGTGCTCACCAACGCGCTCATCATCGACCACTGGGGGATCGTCAAAGCCGACATTGGTTTGCGCGGCAACCGCATCGCCGCCATAGGCAAAGCGGGCAACCCCGACACACAGCCGGGCGTAGACATCGTCATCGGCCCCGGCACCGAGATCATCAGCTGCGAAGGTTTGATCGTGACGGCCGGAGGTATCGACTGCCACATCCATTTCATCTGCCCCCAGCAAATCGACGAAGCGCTGACCAGCGGCGTGACCACCATGATGGGCGGCGGCACGGGACCTGCTACAGGCACCTTTGCGACCACCTGCACGCCTGGGCCGCACAACATCAAGCGCATGCTGCAAGCGGCTGATGCGTTTCCGATGAACTTGGGATTTTTTGGCAAAGGCAACGCCAGTTTGCCTGCCGCCTTGCACGAGCAAATCAACTCGGGTGTAATCGGTTTGAAGCTTCACGAAGACTGGGGCAGCACCCCATCGGCCATCAGCAATTGCCTGGATGTGGCCGACGAGACCGACATCCAGGTGGCCTTGCACTCAGACACACTCAATGAATCGGGTTATGTCGAAAACACCATCGCGGCTGCACGGGGCCGTGGTTTGTGCGCCTTTCATACCGAAGGCGCAGGCGGCGGGCACGCGCCCGACATTTTGAAGGTGGTGGGTCAGGCGAACTTTTTGCCCAGCTCAACCAACCCGACCATGCCCTACACCCACAACACGCTCGACGAGCATGTGGACATGTTAATGGTCTGCCACCACCTGGACCCGGCGATTGCCGAAGACCTGGCTTTTGCCGAAAGCCGCATCCGCAAAGAAACCATTGCGGCCGAAGACATCCTCCACGACCTGGGTGCCATCAGCATGATGAGCAGCGACAGCCAGGCCATGGGGCGAGTGGGCGAGGTCATCATCCGCACTTGGCAAACCGCGCACAAAATGAAGCAGCAGCGCGGCAGCCTGCCCGGCGACACCGAGCGTCACGACAACGCCCGCGTCAAACGCTACATCGCCAAGTACACCATCAACCCCGCGATTGCGCACGGCATCAGCCACGATGTGGGCAGCATCGAAGTGGGCAAATGGGCCGACCTGGTGATCTGGAAACCGGCCTTCTTTGGCGTCAAGCCTTCCTTGGTGCTAAAGGGCGGCTTCATCGCCCTGGCGGCCATGGGCGACCCTAACGCCTCCATCCCCACACCCCAGCCCGTGCACTACCGCCCCATGTTCGGCAGCTACGGCGGGGCGCTCACGCGCAGTGCGCTGACCTTTGTGTCCAAAGCTGGCGCACAAGCTGGGATTGGCGAGCGTTTTGGCCTGCAAAAACCCTTGTCCGTGGCACACAACATCCGGGGCGTGCGCAAACAACACATGGTCCACAATGCCTACCTGCCCCACATGGAGGTGGACCCCCAAACCTACGCGGTGCGGGCCGACGGCCAGCTGCTGGTGTGTGAAGCCGCCACCAGCCTGCCGATGACACAACGCTACTTTTTGTTCTGA
- a CDS encoding urease subunit beta, giving the protein MTPGELLIDPGQHALNVGRRACTLVVQNASDRPIQVGSHYHFAETNAGLRFDRAAARGMRLNIASGMAVRFEPGQQRTVELVDYAGERKVYGFRGLTQGALDTPQTQGS; this is encoded by the coding sequence ATGACACCCGGTGAACTTCTGATCGACCCCGGTCAACACGCCTTGAACGTGGGCCGCCGCGCCTGCACGCTGGTGGTGCAAAACGCCAGCGACCGCCCCATCCAGGTGGGCTCGCACTACCACTTTGCCGAGACCAATGCGGGCCTGCGCTTTGACCGCGCTGCTGCACGCGGCATGCGCCTGAACATCGCCTCGGGCATGGCGGTGCGTTTTGAGCCCGGCCAACAAAGGACGGTGGAGCTGGTGGACTATGCGGGCGAGCGTAAGGTCTACGGCTTTCGGGGCCTGACCCAAGGCGCACTCGACACCCCCCAAACCCAAGGGAGCTGA
- a CDS encoding HupE/UreJ family protein encodes MTQKIQTLIKLSTCALMAAAPTWALAHTGHDHSALTGLAEGFLHPLTGLDHLAAMLAVGVWSAIAVRPIWLAPLAFVLMLALGALLGFSGVHVPAVEPMIAASLLVMGLLLAWRRGMPWAAAAAVASVFAVFHGAAHGSEMAGTPTWSALAGMLMGSALLHGAGVLIGQRMAGRVWLQRSAGGALALMGSSLLVGLV; translated from the coding sequence ATGACACAAAAAATCCAGACTCTTATCAAGTTGAGTACCTGCGCCCTGATGGCGGCTGCACCAACTTGGGCCTTGGCCCACACCGGGCACGACCACAGCGCACTGACAGGACTCGCTGAAGGTTTTCTGCACCCCTTGACCGGACTGGACCATCTCGCGGCCATGCTGGCCGTCGGTGTGTGGAGCGCCATCGCGGTGCGTCCGATCTGGTTGGCCCCGCTGGCCTTTGTGCTCATGCTGGCCTTGGGGGCCTTGTTGGGTTTTTCGGGTGTGCACGTCCCTGCGGTCGAGCCGATGATTGCGGCCTCTTTGTTGGTGATGGGTTTGCTGTTGGCCTGGCGTCGAGGCATGCCTTGGGCGGCTGCCGCAGCCGTCGCCAGCGTGTTTGCGGTGTTCCACGGTGCAGCGCATGGCAGCGAAATGGCGGGCACGCCAACCTGGTCTGCCCTGGCAGGCATGCTCATGGGCAGCGCCCTGCTGCACGGCGCTGGTGTGCTGATCGGCCAACGCATGGCTGGCCGTGTCTGGCTGCAACGCAGCGCCGGTGGTGCTCTGGCTTTGATGGGTTCATCGCTGCTGGTCGGCTTGGTCTGA
- a CDS encoding urease subunit gamma translates to MELTPREKDKLLIFTAALLAERRKARGLKLNYPEAIALISAAVMEGARDGKTVAQLMSEGRTVLTRADVMDGIAEMIPDIQIEATFPDGTKLVTVHQPIV, encoded by the coding sequence ATGGAACTCACTCCCCGCGAAAAAGACAAGCTGCTGATCTTCACCGCAGCCCTGCTGGCTGAACGCCGCAAGGCCCGAGGCCTGAAGCTCAACTACCCCGAAGCCATTGCCCTGATCAGCGCCGCTGTGATGGAAGGCGCACGCGACGGCAAGACCGTGGCACAGCTCATGAGCGAAGGCCGCACTGTATTGACGCGTGCCGATGTGATGGACGGCATCGCCGAAATGATCCCGGACATCCAGATCGAAGCCACATTCCCCGATGGCACCAAATTGGTGACCGTGCACCAGCCCATTGTTTGA
- the urtA gene encoding urea ABC transporter substrate-binding protein encodes MNRRGNLKALATAAAIVAGSLTFVNQAQAQAGNTIKVGVLHSLSGTMAISETVLKDTVLMAIDEINAKGGVLGKKLEPVIVDPASNWPLFAEKTKQLLGQDKVSVIFGCWTSVSRKSVLPVVEEMNGLLFYPVQYEGEELSKNVFYTGAAPNQQAIPAVDYLMSKDGGSAKRWVLLGTDYVYPRTTNKILRAYLKSKGVKDSDIDEKYTPFGHSDYQTIVADIKKFSAGGKTAVVSTINGDSNVPFYKELGNAGLKAKDVPVVAFSVGEEELRGVDTKPLVGHLAAWNYFMSIKNPANDEFTKKWAAYAKAKNIAGHKDKPLTNDPMEATYIGINMWKQAVEKAKTTDTDKVIAAMAGQTFKAPSGITSKMDEKNHHLHKSVFIGEIKADGQFNVVWKTPGPVKAKPWSPFIPGNDVKPDEPAKK; translated from the coding sequence ATGAACCGTCGTGGCAACCTCAAAGCCCTCGCAACCGCCGCCGCCATCGTTGCGGGCAGCTTAACTTTTGTGAACCAAGCCCAAGCGCAAGCAGGCAACACCATCAAAGTCGGTGTATTGCACAGCTTGTCCGGCACCATGGCCATTTCCGAGACGGTGCTCAAAGACACCGTGCTCATGGCCATTGACGAGATCAATGCCAAGGGCGGCGTGCTCGGCAAAAAACTTGAGCCCGTGATCGTGGACCCGGCCTCCAACTGGCCTTTGTTTGCCGAGAAAACCAAGCAGCTGCTCGGCCAAGACAAAGTCTCGGTGATCTTCGGTTGCTGGACTTCGGTGTCGCGTAAATCGGTCTTGCCCGTGGTGGAAGAAATGAACGGCTTGCTGTTCTACCCCGTGCAGTACGAAGGTGAAGAGCTGAGCAAAAACGTGTTCTACACCGGCGCTGCGCCCAACCAGCAGGCCATCCCTGCAGTGGACTACCTGATGAGCAAAGACGGTGGCTCGGCCAAGCGCTGGGTCTTGCTGGGCACCGACTACGTGTACCCCCGCACCACCAACAAGATTTTGCGTGCCTACCTCAAAAGCAAGGGCGTGAAAGACAGCGATATCGACGAGAAGTACACCCCGTTTGGTCACAGCGATTACCAAACCATCGTGGCCGACATCAAGAAGTTTTCAGCCGGTGGCAAGACCGCAGTGGTGTCCACTATCAATGGCGACTCCAACGTGCCTTTCTACAAAGAGCTGGGCAATGCGGGCCTCAAAGCCAAAGATGTGCCAGTCGTCGCCTTCTCGGTGGGTGAAGAAGAGCTGCGCGGCGTGGACACCAAGCCTTTGGTCGGTCACCTGGCGGCGTGGAACTACTTCATGAGCATCAAGAACCCGGCCAACGACGAGTTCACCAAGAAGTGGGCGGCGTATGCCAAAGCCAAGAATATCGCTGGCCACAAAGACAAGCCTCTCACCAACGACCCGATGGAAGCCACTTACATCGGCATCAACATGTGGAAGCAAGCGGTTGAAAAAGCCAAGACCACCGACACCGACAAAGTGATCGCTGCCATGGCGGGCCAGACCTTCAAGGCCCCAAGCGGCATCACCAGCAAGATGGACGAGAAGAACCACCACCTGCACAAGTCGGTGTTCATCGGCGAGATCAAGGCCGACGGCCAGTTCAACGTGGTGTGGAAGACACCCGGCCCGGTCAAAGCCAAGCCATGGAGTCCTTTCATCCCGGGCAACGACGTCAAGCCTGACGAACCTGCCAAGAAGTGA
- the urtB gene encoding urea ABC transporter permease subunit UrtB, with amino-acid sequence MNTWIVKGACIASVLWGLTAAHALTVDEALGIAVGDSDARIEALSKAVVQGDEKTAAYLQALADDVVKTANGQVLVVRDGQGTDPVTGQAVTVPPDAEEVMLNNRLRGEIDTALAALKLFSPDVKVRRQAALSLLKEPDASRAPLLEKALAAEKDPAVQSLVRQARAAAQLGSEVPNERLLAARELADSRQPETLLLLNQQLAQEQDPSVQQQIQKSLAAVQDSLRWGERLGTLFTGASLGSILLLVALGLAITYGLMGVINMAHGELMMIGAYATYVVQALFREHLPGAFDAYLAVAIPVAFLTSALVGAVMERTVIQHLYGRPLETLLATWGISLVLMQAVRSLFGAQNVGVENPSWMSGSLQLLPNLQLPWNRVLIIVFAAAVLMGVALLISKTRLGLFVRGVTQNRPMASCMGVNTARIDTYAFALGSGIAGLAGCALSQVGNVGPDLGQSYIVDSFMVVVLGGVGQLAGTVYAALGLGLANKLLEGWTGAVLAKIAVLVFIIVFIQKRPQGIFAMKGRSAEA; translated from the coding sequence ATGAACACATGGATCGTGAAAGGCGCGTGCATCGCCAGCGTGCTGTGGGGCCTGACGGCGGCACACGCGTTGACAGTGGACGAGGCCCTGGGCATTGCGGTGGGTGACAGCGATGCACGGATTGAGGCATTGTCGAAAGCCGTGGTGCAAGGTGATGAAAAAACCGCCGCGTATTTGCAGGCGCTGGCCGACGATGTGGTCAAAACCGCCAACGGCCAAGTGCTGGTGGTGCGAGACGGCCAAGGCACAGACCCGGTGACGGGCCAAGCCGTGACGGTGCCGCCAGATGCCGAAGAAGTGATGTTGAACAACCGCCTGCGAGGCGAGATCGACACCGCGCTGGCCGCGCTCAAGTTGTTCAGTCCGGATGTGAAGGTGCGCAGGCAAGCTGCGCTTTCCTTGCTCAAAGAGCCCGATGCCAGCCGCGCCCCCTTGCTTGAAAAAGCCTTGGCCGCAGAAAAAGACCCCGCTGTGCAAAGCCTGGTGCGCCAGGCCCGCGCAGCCGCCCAGTTGGGCAGCGAAGTGCCCAATGAGCGTTTGCTGGCCGCCCGTGAGTTGGCCGACAGCCGTCAACCCGAAACCTTGCTCTTGCTGAACCAACAACTGGCCCAAGAGCAAGATCCTTCTGTCCAACAACAAATTCAAAAGTCCCTGGCCGCCGTGCAGGACAGCCTGCGCTGGGGCGAGCGCTTGGGCACTTTGTTCACCGGGGCCAGCCTGGGTTCCATCTTGCTTTTGGTGGCCTTGGGCCTGGCCATCACGTATGGCCTGATGGGCGTCATCAACATGGCGCACGGCGAGTTGATGATGATTGGCGCTTACGCCACCTATGTGGTGCAAGCCTTGTTCCGCGAGCACTTGCCCGGTGCATTTGATGCCTATTTGGCGGTGGCTATTCCTGTGGCTTTCCTCACATCGGCCTTGGTGGGTGCGGTGATGGAGCGCACCGTGATCCAGCACCTGTATGGCCGCCCGCTTGAAACCCTGCTGGCCACCTGGGGCATCAGCCTGGTGCTGATGCAGGCCGTGCGCAGCCTGTTTGGAGCGCAAAACGTGGGTGTGGAAAACCCCTCGTGGATGAGCGGCTCGCTGCAGCTGCTGCCCAATTTGCAGCTGCCCTGGAACCGCGTGCTGATCATCGTGTTCGCCGCCGCCGTGCTGATGGGTGTGGCGCTCTTGATCAGCAAAACCCGGCTGGGCCTGTTTGTGCGTGGCGTCACGCAAAACCGGCCCATGGCCTCGTGCATGGGTGTGAACACCGCCCGCATCGACACCTATGCGTTTGCACTGGGTTCGGGCATTGCGGGCCTGGCCGGTTGCGCCCTGAGCCAGGTGGGCAACGTCGGACCTGATTTGGGGCAGAGCTACATCGTGGACTCGTTCATGGTGGTGGTGCTGGGCGGCGTGGGCCAGTTGGCGGGCACGGTGTACGCCGCGCTGGGCTTGGGCCTGGCCAACAAACTGCTGGAGGGCTGGACCGGTGCGGTGCTGGCCAAGATCGCCGTGTTGGTGTTCATCATCGTCTTCATCCAGAAGCGCCCGCAAGGCATCTTCGCGATGAAGGGCCGCAGCGCTGAAGCGTGA